In Paenibacillus durus, the DNA window AAGACGCCCTTGCGGCAGAAGATCAGCATGCGGTAATTACGATACCGGTGAATACGAAAGCGGATGTCGTGATTGGCGAACTGAACGGCCAGATGGTTAAGAACATGGAGCAGAAACAGGCGGTTCTGGAAATCAAAACCGAGAACGCCACCTACACATTGCCTGCCCAGCAGATCAATATTAGTCATTTATCGGATCAGCTTGGAAAGCAGGTAGCGCTTCAGGATATCAAGGTACAGATCGAAATCGCCGCACCGAAGGCAGACACGCTAAAGACCGTAGAGAACGCGGCGTCCAAAGGCCAGTTCACAATTGTCGCTCCGCCGATTAACTTCTCGGTCAGAGGAATCTACGGAGATGCGAAGGTTGAAGTGTCCAAGTTCAATGCCTATGTGGAACGGACGCTTGCCATCCCGGATGGCATAGATCCCCAAAAAATCACCACAGGAGTTGTGATTGAACCGGACGGAGCCGTCCGCCATGTGCCAACGAAGATCGTTAACGTTGACGGTAAGTACTTCGCTGAAGTGAACAGTTTGACGAACAGTACGTACTCCGTTGTCTGGCATCCCCTTGAGTTCAAGGATGTCGCCAAGCATTGGGCCAAGGATGCGGTGAACGACATGGGTTCACGAATGATCGTCACCGGCAGCGGCAGTGACATGTTCAATCCGGATCAAGACATTACGCGTGCGGAGTTTGCGGCAATCATCGTTCGGGGATTGGGACTGAAGCCAGAGGGTAAAGCTGCTCCATTCTCGGATGTACAGCAATCGGATTGGTATAATGATTTTATTCAAACAGCTTATGCCTACCATCTGATTACCGGTTTTGAAGACGGCACCTTCCGTCCGGACGACAAGATTACGAGAGAACAGGCGATGGCCATCATCGCGAAAGCGATGACGATCACCGACCTGAAAGCAAAGCTCCCGTCTAAAGAAGCAGGAGAAGTTCTGAGACCATTTGCGGATGCGAATAAGACTTCAGGGTGGGCTAAGAATAGTGCTGCCGACTGCTTGCAGGCAGGCATCATTTCCGGCAGAAACAGCAGCCAACTTGCACCAAAGGATAACATCACCAGAGCCGAGGTTGCCGCTATTATTCAGAGACTTCTGCAAAAGTCTGATTTGATTAACTAAAACAATCTATGGGTGTTCAGCGGCTTTTTATTTTGTTTCGATCATGGTATAGTGAGGGTAGATATTAGGTACAATGCAAAAGAGCCGTGCGACTAACACGACTCCGATGCAATAGCCGCTTTTAAGGGCGGCGGCTTCGGGAATACTAGTCAGAAATAGACCGCATCCTTTGGCGAGGGCGGTCTATTTCTTATTGAGGTAATTAAGCAGAGCAATAATGAACATGCCGAACATGAACATCAAAGACAGCGCTTGGTACACCTCCATGGCATCACCTCCCCTCTGGGAAGTTAGCCGACCACCCTTGCAAGCCTTCTATCGCTTTCTCAGTATAGCATATTTTAGCATATGGGTAAGTACAAATGTTCCCGTACTTATATCCCGATACGACCTAAGTTATCAGTTTTCATACGGATTCGGCTATAATATTTCATAGGGAATAGAATAAGCGAGTATGGAGGCACAATCATGAACATGAATTCGAAGAACAGCGTCATTACAAAACTAAATCTCAATAAATATCCTTCGAAACTGATTCTTAATAAACCGGAGGATATTGATGATTTTAATGAATTGGACTTTGATTCTGCCTTCAAAAAAGAGAAATATGATTTGATTTTTATCTTTATCTTTATTTTTAATCTTAAGCAATTTAGCAGCCATTTGCAGTACGTCATTGACAACCAAGCCTTAAGTGATAACGGATATTTGTATTTTGCTTATCCCAAGAAAAATAATCCGAAGTACAAAGAATACATAGACCGTGACAGCTTCATGGTTCATATGCCCGTGGACGAGGAAGGGTATGTACAGAACAGCCGCTTGAAATTTTCAAGGATGGTCAGTCTGGATGAGGTGTTCACAGTCGTCGGACTGAAGTCGCAAGCTCCAAAATCGAAGAAAACCGCCAGCACCAAGAGCAGTCAATGCGTTGACGACTATATCGATTCCATTTCAGCGCAAAAAGAAGTGAGACTCAGGAGAAACGTTTAGCCGAAATGAAGGATATTTTGGCCCAAGGCTATAAGTCGATCGATTTGTACAGAAGAAGAGGGAAGTAGTATTTGGTTTGATTAAAAAATTAAGTAAAAAATTAAGTATTGACAATCCGCTGGCACATAACTATCATGTGAAATAACATGAATACCGAGTGGAATAGTATATATTATTTTACTGACCAGACTACTGGAGGTTTGATTTCTAATCAGGCCTCTTTTTTGCGTTCCGGGAAAGTAGGCCAATTCTCTTGATCTGAAAGGAAGCGATGAAATCATGACTGTGCATTTTACGTATGATAGCAAGGATCTTGCAAAAGCCTATGACGAAATCAGCAATTCACAATTTAAGAATGGAACACTGCTGGTTGAGAAGCTGGCTGTTAAGCCCGGACAATCGATTCTTGACATCGGAAGCGGCACCGGCCGTTTGGGCCGTCACATCGGCGAAATTATCGGGGATACCGGAAGTTTTCTGGGCATCGACCCTCTGGAAGAACGCGTAAAAATCGCCAATGACAAGAATCAGCAGGCTAATGCCGCATACAAGATCGGTGTGGCCGAGGATCTCGGTTTCATTCCAGACAGCAGTATCGACATCATTTATTTGAACGCCGTTTTTCACTGGGTAGTTGACAAAGAAAAAGCGCTGCAGGAAATTTACCGGGTGCTTAAACCCGGCGGAAAGGCCGGTTTTGCCACCGGAGCCAGAGAATTGAACAGCATAACCGGACTTAACCGTATTACCAACAGTGTCCTGTCCGAAGGCTTGTACAAGCAGGCCGTGAATTTTGCGGATAGCATACAGAATCTTCATGGACTGACGACTACCAACCTCGTTCAATTGCTAGCG includes these proteins:
- a CDS encoding putative holin-like toxin; amino-acid sequence: MEVYQALSLMFMFGMFIIALLNYLNKK
- a CDS encoding class I SAM-dependent methyltransferase gives rise to the protein MTVHFTYDSKDLAKAYDEISNSQFKNGTLLVEKLAVKPGQSILDIGSGTGRLGRHIGEIIGDTGSFLGIDPLEERVKIANDKNQQANAAYKIGVAEDLGFIPDSSIDIIYLNAVFHWVVDKEKALQEIYRVLKPGGKAGFATGARELNSITGLNRITNSVLSEGLYKQAVNFADSIQNLHGLTTTNLVQLLANNGLKVRDVQIKEVERKYRSAQEITRFIEASSFGNYLNHVPDTLRSQAKVDIEAELDKHRSGDGSIKFSNYTIFAIAQKSLSSAA